The Clostridiales bacterium genomic sequence AATAGAGAAGGGTTAATTGTCAAACTGAATGCAACATCTTCAAAGTAAGTGCAAAATTTTTTCTATTGGGGGTTGCATTTACTTTGAATATTAACATATCCAACTAAGCATTATTGCTTACTTTCTCAATATAGGCATAAGCAGTAACTTCACCGTTGGACATAATTGTAACAGGTTTTTCAGGAGTAGCATATTGGATATAATCTTCATCATAGTTTTCTATAAATTCTTTTACAATTTCTTGTGTTCTTTTTTCAGCCTCATCATATGAGTTAAATAACTCTAATGACTGCATTTCAGGATCTCCATTATGAGGAAAACAAATAATGTAAATAACACCGTACATAATCATACCACCTTTCTAAAAAAATAAATTAATTATGCCATTTGTCAGCATATCACTCTAAGTCAACTGGACAGTCTACTTTTGGTAGCTCGTGACTTAAGTGGTTTCTGTTCGTATGTACATATATATTATCATGCAGATATAGAATTAGCAAGCACTAATTTGTTGTCTTATACAATCAACAACAAATTATCAACAAAAAGTTGATGAAAAATAAAACTTACTATATAATAAATGTACTAAATTATAGTTTTATTTGAAAAGGGAGTTGAATTGAATGGAAGATTGTACAAATGAGATATTTGAAGCAAGTGTAGCTAAAGATTTAGTGAGGGTAGATAGATTATTAAACCAAGGAGTAGATGTAAATGTAAGTGACGATTTGGGGAGAACTATGTTACACATAGCATGTGAGATGGGAAATATACAAATGATTGAGTTTTTGTTACGGAAAGATGCGAACATAAATAAAAGAGATAATTATGGAACTACTCCGCTAATAGAGGCATGTTTTAAAGAATATGAGGAAGCTATTAAATTATTACTTTCATATGATGTAGATGTTAATTGTACTAATAATAGCGGATATACCCCTTTGAATGTGGTATGCCATAATGGTAACGTTAAGTTAGCTAAGATGTTATTAGACAGAGGAGCAAATGTAAATGAAAAGGATGGAACCGAGTTTATTCCAATAATTATGGCATGTCAACAAGGGAATATCGAAATTGTTGAGTTATTGCTTTCTTATGGTGTAAATTTAAATTGTAGAGATATATATGGATATACTCCACTACATAGAGCGTGCAGTAATGGGAATGAGAAAATTGTTGCGAAATTACTAGAAAAAACTAAAATTGATATAAATGCATTAACTAAAAAAGGAGAGACAGCGTTGTATATAGCTTGTGATAAGGGAAATAAAAATATTGTTTCGTTACTGATATCGAAGGGAGCAGATATAGACGAATTCACTGAAAAGGGTTTTACTGCAATGATTAATGCATATGTTAAGGGGCATAAAGATCTAGTAAAATTTTTGATACAGAAAGGGGCAGATGTAAGCTTAGGTATTTATAAAAAGAATAACTTATTGTATATAGCATGTGCAGATGGAAATATCGATATTGTAGAAGAGATGTTAAAAAGTGAAAGTTTAAATATAGAAAGTTTACTTTATAACAAGAAAATTAACTTTGAAAATAAAATTTTAGAATTATTAAAGGAAAAAATATCATTGCAGGAGAATTTAAAAAAATGTACTCCAAAATTATGTGAACTTAAGAAGATTATTGAGGATGAGTTAGAGGAAAGAAAAGAGAAGATATTTTCTGCATGTATGGATAATGACATAGAAGAAGTGAAGAGGTTATTAGATAAAGGAGTAAATGTAAATGTATGTGACAAATATGGATGTACTTTATTATACCAAGCGAGTACGAAAGGATATGTAGGAATAGTAGAGTTATTGTTAAAAAAGGGTGCAAATATAGAACATGAAGTTCCTCCACATGGATATATAGCATTGATTGATGCATGTAGAATAGGACATAGTACTATAGTAAGACTTTTGATTGAACATGGTGCAGATATAGAACATGGGACGCTAGACGGGAATACGCCATTGATTAATGCATGTAGAAAAGGAGAGTATGA encodes the following:
- a CDS encoding ankyrin repeat domain-containing protein produces the protein MEDCTNEIFEASVAKDLVRVDRLLNQGVDVNVSDDLGRTMLHIACEMGNIQMIEFLLRKDANINKRDNYGTTPLIEACFKEYEEAIKLLLSYDVDVNCTNNSGYTPLNVVCHNGNVKLAKMLLDRGANVNEKDGTEFIPIIMACQQGNIEIVELLLSYGVNLNCRDIYGYTPLHRACSNGNEKIVAKLLEKTKIDINALTKKGETALYIACDKGNKNIVSLLISKGADIDEFTEKGFTAMINAYVKGHKDLVKFLIQKGADVSLGIYKKNNLLYIACADGNIDIVEEMLKSESLNIESLLYNKKINFENKILELLKEKISLQENLKKCTPKLCELKKIIEDELEERKEKIFSACMDNDIEEVKRLLDKGVNVNVCDKYGCTLLYQASTKGYVGIVELLLKKGANIEHEVPPHGYIALIDACRIGHSTIVRLLIEHGADIEHGTLDGNTPLINACRKGEYDIVKLLLEHGAKVDHENKGGFSALNVACQEGYVDIAKLLIKADANIEHEVPPYGYTALIDACKRGYYTIVRLLLEHGADGEHGTLDGNTPLINACRKGEYDIVKLLLKHGA